Proteins co-encoded in one Desulfitobacterium hafniense DCB-2 genomic window:
- a CDS encoding L-fucose/L-arabinose isomerase family protein translates to MIKSSSKIGLAFFVRPQFDVDLAKNFFNKVQDSLKEAGIATQVFELPVSTDAEALSLAESVNSHQDLHGLIVVQGTFCDASLILNLASNINLPIMIWATKEQPTGGRLSLNSFCGLNLGAHTLVNAGIKFKGVYGSPGSPAVIKKVTSFARAAGAVKWLKGKRIGLFGHRPSGYYPSNFNEILLRKQFGITVEYLSLSEVFSLAQKMEIKDIQPFINTLVGVEGLEMVSTSKSVQAYLALKELIAQKALDAVAVECWPEFMAGFGGAVCYALSRLNDEGIVAACEADVNGAVTMLLGSYLSSQANFIADLVGAEEEQNQLIFWHCGNGPLSLAAPGTNPVAGVHPNRKTPLAMYFPLKGGPVTVSRLSSDHNGNLRLFLGSGTGIETDLLYSGNSLPIQISGSVEETLDTILCEGIEHHYIVTYGDLTGEFREIAELLGLRMITF, encoded by the coding sequence ATGATTAAGAGTAGTTCCAAGATCGGTCTAGCTTTCTTTGTCAGACCTCAATTTGATGTGGATTTGGCTAAGAATTTCTTCAACAAGGTACAAGACTCCTTAAAGGAGGCAGGTATTGCCACACAAGTGTTTGAGCTGCCTGTCTCCACAGATGCCGAAGCATTATCCCTCGCAGAATCCGTCAACAGCCATCAGGATTTACATGGGCTGATTGTCGTGCAGGGAACTTTCTGTGATGCCTCTTTGATCCTTAATCTGGCCAGTAATATCAATTTGCCCATTATGATTTGGGCGACCAAAGAGCAGCCCACCGGCGGGCGGCTGAGCCTCAATTCTTTCTGCGGTCTCAACTTGGGAGCGCACACCCTCGTCAATGCAGGTATAAAATTTAAAGGGGTATATGGAAGTCCCGGTTCCCCGGCAGTTATAAAGAAAGTCACGTCTTTCGCCCGGGCTGCCGGGGCTGTCAAGTGGCTGAAAGGAAAACGCATAGGGTTGTTTGGACACCGTCCTTCAGGTTACTACCCCTCAAATTTTAATGAAATATTGCTGCGCAAACAATTTGGCATTACTGTCGAGTATTTATCGCTTAGCGAAGTATTTTCTCTGGCTCAAAAGATGGAGATCAAGGATATCCAGCCATTTATCAACACTTTGGTTGGCGTGGAAGGTTTAGAAATGGTCTCCACCAGTAAATCAGTTCAAGCCTATCTGGCCCTCAAAGAGCTGATTGCTCAGAAAGCTCTTGACGCAGTTGCTGTGGAATGTTGGCCGGAATTTATGGCGGGTTTTGGAGGAGCTGTTTGTTATGCTTTGAGCCGGCTAAACGATGAGGGAATTGTGGCGGCCTGTGAGGCGGATGTTAATGGCGCAGTGACCATGCTCCTCGGGTCCTACCTGTCTTCCCAAGCCAACTTTATTGCTGATTTAGTCGGTGCAGAAGAAGAACAAAACCAGTTGATCTTTTGGCATTGCGGCAATGGACCGCTGTCCCTGGCAGCACCAGGAACAAATCCTGTGGCCGGGGTTCACCCGAATCGCAAAACGCCCTTAGCCATGTATTTCCCTTTAAAAGGCGGCCCAGTGACGGTAAGCCGTTTAAGCAGCGATCATAATGGAAACTTGAGGCTTTTCCTGGGGTCCGGCACGGGTATTGAAACGGATCTGCTCTATAGCGGCAACAGCTTGCCTATCCAAATTTCCGGCTCTGTGGAAGAAACCCTGGACACAATCCTATGTGAAGGAATCGAGCATCATTATATCGTGACTTACGGCGACTTAACCGGTGAATTCAGGGAAATAGCTGAGCTCCTTGGCTTGAGAATGATCACTTTTTAA
- a CDS encoding carbohydrate ABC transporter permease: MFRRRLSLGWATFVWGSVAFIMAWTLFPIFWMVSTSFKTNLDVFKMPPELWPSQPTLENYIGLASGINPIPRFFFNSFITALLTVVLTTVLAVFAGYALSRLKFKFRDQILVSVLVTQMFPLVVMLAPLYLLYVKAHLLNTYLGMVIAFTSFALPFGIWMIKGFIDSVPVEVEQAAMVDGCSRMQALRTVVLPLITPGIVATGIFAFLDAWNNLLFPLTLTNEIAMKTLPAGMVMAFSGQFKSDWSGMMAASFITTLPVLIIFIFLQRYLVEGLTGGAVKG; this comes from the coding sequence ATGTTTCGACGGAGATTATCATTAGGCTGGGCAACATTTGTGTGGGGCTCGGTGGCATTTATCATGGCTTGGACCCTGTTTCCAATCTTTTGGATGGTATCGACTTCCTTTAAAACGAACTTGGATGTCTTTAAGATGCCTCCAGAGTTATGGCCTTCACAACCGACCTTAGAAAATTACATTGGCTTAGCTTCGGGAATCAATCCCATTCCTCGTTTTTTCTTCAACAGTTTTATCACTGCTTTATTGACCGTTGTCCTGACCACTGTGCTGGCCGTCTTTGCGGGATATGCCTTATCGCGTCTGAAGTTCAAGTTCCGCGATCAGATACTTGTCAGTGTGCTGGTGACCCAAATGTTTCCTTTAGTTGTCATGCTGGCACCGCTTTATCTCCTTTATGTAAAAGCTCATTTACTCAATACCTACTTGGGCATGGTTATTGCTTTCACATCCTTTGCCTTGCCCTTCGGGATTTGGATGATCAAAGGATTTATCGATTCCGTTCCAGTTGAGGTTGAACAAGCCGCGATGGTTGACGGGTGCAGCCGTATGCAAGCCTTGCGGACTGTGGTCCTGCCTCTGATAACTCCGGGGATTGTGGCTACAGGCATCTTTGCTTTCCTCGATGCTTGGAATAATTTACTCTTCCCCTTAACACTTACGAATGAAATCGCCATGAAAACCCTGCCGGCCGGAATGGTTATGGCCTTCTCCGGACAGTTCAAAAGTGACTGGAGCGGGATGATGGCGGCCTCATTCATTACCACCCTTCCTGTGCTCATCATCTTTATTTTCCTGCAGCGTTACCTTGTCGAAGGACTGACCGGGGGCGCGGTGAAAGGCTAG
- a CDS encoding extracellular solute-binding protein, with product MFFKKVISLTMICALLILGTAACGKSDTSTVDQSDAKGQEQITITFVNWASAEEATKQLTLDMISEFEKQNPTIKVKNVPMPFSDVLNQLTIMNNAGNAPDIAQITNGDGMSLAYMGALEPTDNLLSEGFKADLNKTVYDLGLKDNQHYTIPWAGQPMGFWYNKKLMQDAGLDPNNPPQTLDELNKAMDIAKQKLPNSVVMLQIDTTIRTMGLEQEWPLMNAFGAISENRIQPSQMEPYAEWLRDLLKKGYTLPGKKLGEFRALAAQNNLLFGIDQPCFKGIVQTYDKSNKMSDEEFNEMWAVTTMPVGADNLSYSVPGDHNLVILKSSEHKEAAAKFAEFLAGDDYSLKNYVIPFGYVPVVQSAGERFPDSFKDPSLKAFSEKILQTEVRPPWGPDYSKYATDVMTSMQEIITTSKPVPDILNSLQTKLQNYK from the coding sequence ATGTTTTTTAAAAAGGTAATTAGCTTAACCATGATATGCGCACTGCTGATTTTAGGCACTGCTGCTTGCGGAAAAAGCGATACTAGCACGGTTGATCAAAGCGATGCTAAGGGCCAAGAACAGATAACCATCACCTTTGTAAACTGGGCAAGTGCCGAAGAAGCAACTAAACAATTAACGCTGGATATGATCAGTGAATTCGAGAAACAAAATCCGACGATTAAAGTCAAGAATGTGCCGATGCCTTTTAGTGATGTTTTAAATCAGTTGACGATTATGAATAACGCAGGAAACGCGCCGGATATTGCTCAGATTACTAATGGCGACGGCATGAGTTTAGCTTACATGGGGGCATTGGAGCCGACTGACAACCTTTTGTCGGAAGGATTCAAAGCTGATTTGAATAAGACGGTCTATGACCTAGGGCTCAAGGATAACCAGCACTATACAATTCCTTGGGCGGGGCAGCCGATGGGTTTCTGGTATAACAAAAAACTCATGCAAGATGCCGGATTGGATCCTAACAATCCACCCCAAACTTTGGATGAACTGAACAAAGCCATGGACATTGCCAAGCAAAAGCTGCCTAACAGCGTCGTGATGCTGCAAATTGATACAACGATCCGTACCATGGGCTTAGAGCAAGAGTGGCCATTGATGAATGCTTTTGGGGCAATTAGTGAAAATAGGATCCAACCCAGCCAAATGGAACCTTATGCTGAATGGCTGCGAGATTTACTTAAAAAAGGCTATACTCTGCCAGGTAAAAAATTAGGTGAATTCAGAGCTCTGGCCGCCCAAAACAACTTGCTTTTCGGCATTGATCAGCCATGTTTTAAAGGAATTGTCCAAACTTATGACAAATCCAACAAAATGAGTGATGAAGAATTCAATGAAATGTGGGCCGTGACAACCATGCCTGTTGGTGCGGATAATCTAAGTTACTCCGTTCCTGGTGACCACAACCTGGTTATCTTAAAGTCCTCCGAACATAAGGAAGCAGCGGCCAAATTCGCTGAGTTCTTAGCCGGTGATGATTATTCCCTCAAAAACTACGTAATTCCCTTTGGTTACGTACCTGTCGTTCAAAGTGCCGGCGAACGTTTTCCAGATTCCTTTAAGGACCCTTCCCTGAAAGCCTTCAGCGAAAAGATTCTGCAAACTGAAGTTCGGCCCCCCTGGGGACCAGATTACAGTAAATACGCTACTGACGTCATGACCAGCATGCAGGAAATCATCACCACAAGCAAACCCGTTCCGGATATTCTCAATAGCCTACAGACAAAACTGCAGAACTATAAGTAA
- a CDS encoding 6-phosphofructokinase, producing the protein MKANIAIVQAGGPTSVLNASLAGFLEAAASSERYHHVLGFCNGIEGLIKNQVMHLEGLSKAQLDALKSQPGAVLGAGRYPLTPERLSKVCCNLQLREISQLVLVGGNGTMWAADQIAEACPDVQVVGIPKTVDNDLWGTDHSPGYLSAAKFIGEAVRSLALDLWAMRNFERVRVVEVMGRNVGWLAAAGSLAQTSLPDYPPLHFYLPEHPFELEKFFTKVDEHLHRHPCLLVIVSEGIRLADGSPVAEFEIGRCKVPGGAAQMLSSELRNRGIPSRSEVLGILQRANTWSVCERDRQEAIFLGKQAIGVLGQGKSKVMLGLPAQTVDFAEDSKAQWVDLKSVAGLERPVAPCYLTESGIDPSFTAWLQNKMGEPLAEANSALQVWKLAAEQLSSNPVNRQSR; encoded by the coding sequence GTGAAAGCAAATATAGCTATTGTCCAGGCTGGTGGACCCACCTCTGTGCTGAATGCGAGCTTGGCGGGTTTTTTAGAGGCTGCAGCCTCTTCAGAGCGATATCATCATGTTCTAGGCTTTTGTAACGGGATCGAAGGCTTGATTAAGAATCAAGTGATGCATTTAGAAGGCCTTAGTAAGGCACAGTTAGATGCTCTTAAATCCCAGCCTGGAGCTGTTTTGGGGGCGGGACGATACCCGCTGACACCAGAAAGATTGTCAAAGGTATGCTGCAATCTGCAGCTGCGAGAAATAAGTCAGTTGGTTTTAGTGGGCGGTAACGGGACGATGTGGGCTGCCGACCAAATTGCCGAAGCCTGCCCGGATGTTCAAGTTGTCGGGATACCGAAAACAGTGGATAACGATCTTTGGGGAACAGATCATTCCCCAGGCTATCTGAGTGCCGCCAAATTCATTGGCGAAGCCGTTCGCTCTTTGGCTTTAGATCTCTGGGCAATGCGTAACTTTGAGCGTGTACGGGTTGTTGAGGTGATGGGGCGGAATGTCGGGTGGTTGGCTGCGGCAGGGAGCTTGGCGCAAACCTCTTTACCTGATTACCCGCCGCTCCATTTTTACCTGCCGGAACATCCCTTTGAGTTAGAAAAGTTTTTCACTAAAGTCGATGAACATTTACATCGCCATCCTTGCTTGTTGGTTATTGTCAGCGAAGGGATTCGCTTGGCAGATGGAAGCCCGGTTGCCGAATTTGAGATAGGCCGATGCAAGGTACCGGGAGGGGCTGCGCAGATGTTGTCGTCTGAACTGCGTAACCGGGGGATTCCATCCCGAAGCGAAGTTTTGGGAATCTTGCAGCGGGCAAACACTTGGTCTGTGTGTGAACGTGACCGCCAGGAAGCTATATTTTTAGGGAAGCAGGCTATCGGGGTCTTAGGCCAGGGTAAGAGCAAAGTCATGCTGGGCTTGCCGGCGCAGACTGTTGATTTTGCCGAAGACAGCAAGGCACAGTGGGTTGATCTGAAAAGTGTTGCAGGATTGGAACGCCCAGTGGCTCCTTGTTATTTGACAGAGAGCGGAATTGATCCTTCGTTTACTGCTTGGCTGCAAAACAAAATGGGAGAACCTTTGGCGGAGGCCAATAGCGCTCTTCAGGTATGGAAGCTTGCTGCGGAACAATTGTCAAGTAACCCTGTGAACCGCCAATCCAGATAG
- a CDS encoding GntR family transcriptional regulator: MELKKTESIPLHHQLTTTLRNALRDGVWNLGDAFPTDKDLMLQYGVSSTTVRRSVGQLVQEGLLDRKAGKGTFVKNKPVEETLGLLTGFFEEMASRGLSPSAELIDLRPIDVTAKELERVPELKIFNEQKLFLIEKVQKLNNEPIVYLQSYWPYEYGSRMAAFDLTEIGLYAIAAKELGLVLTNAEQTIGAGIAHKKVAQHLGVRTGFPILTMNRIGYCGEQPVELSLNSYRADRYKYKISLQQNTGRNIEGLFLS; the protein is encoded by the coding sequence ATGGAACTAAAGAAAACAGAATCTATACCTTTACATCATCAACTAACAACGACTTTACGGAATGCCCTTAGGGATGGAGTCTGGAATTTGGGAGACGCTTTCCCTACCGATAAAGATTTAATGCTGCAGTATGGCGTAAGCAGCACAACTGTCAGGCGTTCCGTGGGACAATTAGTTCAGGAAGGATTACTCGATCGCAAAGCAGGCAAAGGAACATTTGTCAAGAATAAGCCTGTCGAAGAAACATTGGGTCTACTGACGGGTTTCTTTGAAGAAATGGCCAGTCGAGGGCTTTCGCCGAGCGCCGAGTTGATCGATCTCCGTCCCATCGACGTAACGGCCAAAGAATTAGAAAGAGTTCCTGAATTAAAAATTTTTAACGAGCAAAAACTGTTTCTGATCGAAAAGGTACAAAAGCTAAATAATGAGCCTATAGTTTATCTACAAAGTTATTGGCCGTATGAATATGGCTCTCGGATGGCCGCCTTTGACTTGACGGAAATTGGTCTGTACGCTATTGCTGCCAAGGAATTGGGCCTGGTCTTGACCAATGCGGAACAAACGATAGGTGCGGGAATTGCCCATAAAAAGGTGGCGCAGCATCTTGGAGTCAGAACTGGTTTTCCGATCCTTACAATGAACCGTATTGGTTACTGCGGAGAACAACCTGTAGAGCTCTCGCTTAACTCATATCGCGCAGATAGATATAAGTACAAGATCTCCTTGCAACAGAATACCGGCAGAAACATTGAAGGTCTTTTCCTCTCTTAA
- a CDS encoding NAD-dependent succinate-semialdehyde dehydrogenase, with amino-acid sequence MKKEIRESLFIDGEWQEAINKEVKGVINPATGKVFCEIGYGEVDDALSAVDAADRAFGAWSKTSVRERADILNRTADLLRQRADHIGLILAAESGKPVPQAVGEVKFSAEYFQWFAEEIRRPYGQSIPSDAANKRHHVYTQPAGVALCLSPWNFPVSIQARKLAPALAAGCTVVARGSEVAPLSLIELFKCLQDAGIPKGVANSIQGPAAVTTAAMMKHPAVRVVSFTGSTPVGRSLMRQAADGVIRLALELGGNAPFIVFADADIEKAVEGAMIAKFRNNGQSCIGANRFYVHERIYDKFTALFAEKILRMKIGNPTEEVDLDLGPMVNLKDKARIESLIREAEALGAKPLVPKAEVPAEGYYVPPVILENVPESAALAREELFAPVAPLFKFADENEVIEKANSSDMGLAAYVYTNDLSRSIRVTESLKFGIIGLNNALPSVAYAPMGGVKQSGIGREGARIGLEEFMDVKYVATEI; translated from the coding sequence ATGAAAAAGGAAATAAGAGAGTCCCTTTTTATCGATGGAGAATGGCAAGAGGCAATCAATAAAGAAGTCAAAGGTGTAATTAACCCTGCAACCGGTAAAGTTTTTTGTGAGATAGGATACGGCGAGGTTGATGACGCTTTATCAGCCGTAGATGCTGCTGATCGCGCATTTGGAGCATGGTCAAAAACATCTGTACGGGAAAGGGCAGATATCTTAAATCGGACAGCAGACCTTTTGCGGCAAAGAGCAGATCACATCGGCCTGATTCTGGCTGCAGAATCAGGAAAACCCGTCCCTCAGGCAGTTGGTGAAGTGAAGTTTTCTGCCGAATACTTCCAATGGTTTGCAGAAGAAATACGCAGACCGTATGGTCAATCAATTCCCAGTGATGCAGCCAATAAACGGCATCATGTTTATACACAGCCAGCGGGAGTTGCGCTGTGCCTTTCTCCCTGGAATTTCCCCGTCTCTATTCAAGCACGAAAATTGGCTCCTGCTCTGGCTGCAGGTTGCACCGTCGTGGCCAGGGGTTCCGAAGTAGCTCCCCTGAGCCTCATAGAGCTGTTTAAATGTTTGCAGGATGCGGGTATTCCCAAGGGAGTAGCCAATTCAATCCAAGGACCGGCTGCGGTCACAACAGCGGCGATGATGAAACACCCTGCAGTACGTGTCGTTAGTTTTACAGGCTCTACTCCAGTGGGACGCAGTTTAATGCGTCAAGCGGCAGATGGTGTAATACGTTTAGCTTTGGAGTTAGGCGGAAATGCTCCTTTCATTGTCTTTGCCGATGCAGATATAGAAAAGGCTGTGGAAGGCGCCATGATAGCGAAATTCAGGAATAACGGACAATCCTGCATCGGAGCAAACCGTTTTTATGTTCATGAAAGGATTTATGACAAATTTACGGCTCTTTTTGCTGAGAAAATTTTGCGGATGAAGATTGGCAATCCGACTGAAGAGGTAGATCTTGATCTGGGGCCAATGGTAAATCTAAAGGACAAAGCAAGAATCGAAAGCTTAATCCGTGAGGCGGAAGCACTTGGAGCTAAGCCTTTAGTGCCTAAAGCAGAAGTGCCTGCCGAGGGCTATTATGTTCCGCCGGTTATTCTGGAAAATGTACCGGAAAGCGCAGCGCTCGCCAGAGAAGAATTATTTGCGCCGGTTGCGCCACTATTTAAGTTTGCAGATGAGAATGAGGTTATTGAAAAAGCAAATAGTTCGGATATGGGTTTGGCGGCTTATGTCTACACCAATGATTTATCTCGATCTATCCGGGTTACTGAATCTCTCAAATTCGGAATCATTGGGCTCAATAATGCCTTGCCATCAGTGGCCTATGCGCCGATGGGCGGGGTAAAACAAAGCGGCATCGGACGGGAGGGTGCAAGAATAGGACTTGAGGAATTTATGGATGTCAAGTATGTCGCAACAGAAATCTAA
- a CDS encoding carbohydrate ABC transporter permease, protein MANRLESQDNPRGIGKVQIPLHVKLIFPSVFVLGLVILYPLISSLVLSLFNYELTRPDEIKLNVLGNYGKMINDDVFWLSLKNTVVFTGVSLVISIIVGLIGAITLDQLPKRLAGLRGVILIPWLIPGVIVGFLFMLIFDVQVGVANVILERAGIIKEFLPWLMNDQLAGIAVIVANIWNQVPFYILMFTAGLKAIPAEIKEAAIVEGASRWQEFIHVTLPFLRGILIITSLLMIIRNFNNFPLIYTMTGGGPVYSTTTFVIYIYRLAFEQFNIGYASAVGVVWCLVLLLLSSLYIKVLSKQDSI, encoded by the coding sequence ATGGCGAATCGACTGGAAAGCCAGGATAACCCCAGAGGTATAGGAAAGGTGCAAATACCACTCCATGTGAAATTGATCTTTCCTTCGGTGTTTGTCCTTGGTCTGGTCATACTTTATCCTTTAATAAGTTCTTTAGTACTATCCCTATTTAATTATGAGTTAACCAGGCCTGATGAGATAAAGCTTAATGTTCTCGGCAATTACGGCAAGATGATCAATGATGATGTATTTTGGCTGTCCTTGAAAAATACTGTCGTATTTACAGGTGTCTCTCTTGTTATCAGTATTATTGTTGGCCTGATTGGAGCAATCACACTGGATCAGTTGCCCAAACGCTTAGCCGGCTTACGGGGAGTCATCTTGATCCCTTGGCTTATTCCCGGGGTTATCGTCGGTTTTTTGTTTATGTTGATTTTTGATGTACAAGTAGGGGTAGCTAATGTGATCTTAGAACGTGCCGGAATAATTAAAGAATTCTTACCTTGGCTGATGAATGATCAGTTGGCAGGAATTGCTGTGATAGTCGCCAATATATGGAATCAAGTGCCGTTCTATATTCTGATGTTTACGGCTGGTCTCAAAGCAATTCCAGCAGAGATTAAGGAGGCTGCGATTGTTGAAGGGGCAAGTCGGTGGCAGGAATTCATTCACGTTACATTACCCTTTTTGCGCGGGATTCTCATCATTACCAGCTTGCTGATGATTATTCGTAATTTCAATAACTTCCCTTTGATCTACACCATGACCGGTGGTGGCCCGGTCTACTCGACAACGACTTTTGTCATCTATATTTACCGTCTCGCCTTTGAACAGTTCAATATCGGTTATGCCTCTGCTGTGGGTGTTGTCTGGTGTCTGGTATTATTGCTGCTTTCAAGTCTATATATAAAAGTTCTTTCTAAGCAGGATTCCATATAA
- a CDS encoding M24 family metallopeptidase — translation MSKKQEEIAIKEQRLLSMMEENELEGICLSRAANFAWLTAGSNNRVVWGQETGAAALVIVEGRKFLVAPQNEIERLMLEQVADLGFEPWTYEWYEDRQQAIARLVGNKKIGSDIPLGNWPVIEAELKRLRFSLTDHEVERAEKLAAICSDDLAAVCQAIVPGWSEWNIQVELSNRLLKQGVRASVLLVGADDRTRFKHPLPTLNPVCNYVIIGLVGEQCGLHMALTRSIYFGRVPEALRQNYNCCLAVERTYWENSVVDADSQKVFQQGINAYADLGHPEEWKRHHQGGAIGYAPREFRAGEGRREVMQDRQMLAWNPTVENTKCEDTCLVTPTGLKSMTTVPSWWPTTTVKAGNINFLRPLILEK, via the coding sequence ATGTCCAAAAAGCAGGAAGAAATCGCAATTAAGGAACAAAGGCTGTTAAGTATGATGGAGGAAAATGAACTTGAGGGCATTTGTCTTTCCCGGGCAGCAAATTTTGCGTGGTTGACTGCCGGGAGCAATAACCGGGTTGTTTGGGGTCAGGAAACAGGCGCTGCCGCCTTGGTAATTGTTGAGGGGCGAAAGTTCCTGGTCGCTCCCCAAAATGAAATCGAGAGGTTAATGTTGGAGCAGGTTGCAGATTTAGGTTTTGAGCCTTGGACTTACGAATGGTATGAGGATCGGCAACAAGCAATAGCCAGGTTAGTCGGGAATAAGAAGATCGGCTCCGATATTCCTTTGGGGAATTGGCCGGTGATCGAGGCTGAGCTCAAGAGGCTCCGCTTTAGTTTGACTGACCATGAGGTGGAAAGGGCTGAGAAGTTGGCGGCGATTTGTTCAGATGATCTTGCTGCGGTTTGCCAAGCCATTGTTCCCGGCTGGTCGGAATGGAATATTCAAGTTGAACTGTCAAACAGGCTGCTTAAGCAGGGCGTAAGGGCCAGTGTGCTCTTGGTAGGTGCCGATGATCGCACAAGATTCAAACATCCGCTGCCTACCTTAAACCCAGTGTGTAACTATGTGATCATTGGTCTGGTTGGTGAACAATGCGGTCTGCACATGGCTTTAACCCGATCGATTTATTTTGGAAGGGTTCCGGAAGCTTTGCGACAGAACTATAATTGCTGTTTGGCCGTGGAAAGGACCTATTGGGAGAACAGTGTTGTCGATGCAGACAGTCAGAAGGTTTTTCAGCAGGGCATCAACGCTTACGCGGATTTGGGACATCCGGAAGAGTGGAAGCGTCATCACCAGGGGGGTGCCATCGGTTATGCACCACGTGAGTTCAGAGCAGGTGAAGGCAGGCGGGAGGTCATGCAAGACCGTCAGATGCTGGCCTGGAATCCCACAGTGGAAAACACCAAATGCGAGGATACTTGCCTTGTCACTCCTACCGGTCTTAAATCAATGACGACAGTACCTTCATGGTGGCCTACTACAACAGTAAAAGCAGGTAACATCAACTTTTTGCGTCCACTTATTCTCGAAAAATAA
- a CDS encoding ABC transporter ATP-binding protein, producing the protein MAGIKLQGVSKVYGTTTAVAPTDLIIEDGEFLVLVGPSGCGKTTTLRMICGLEAPSEGNIFIGERNVTKLEPKDRDIAMVFQSYALYPHKNVYDNMAFGLRIRKRSKQEIDAAVKETAEMLGISQYLNRYPKELSGGQRQRVALGRAIVRHPQAFLMDEPLSNLDAKLRVQTRAELIKLHQKLKITVIYVTHDQIEAMTMGSRLVVMKDGLVQQVGSPKDIYGYPANKFVAGFVGSPPMNFIKGVVEVNDMVCFKAPELTIHLPLQGGLQSLGKFEAFLGVRPEGFVWVDSTETRNCLACRVEVVEHVGAEIIIHARFGTDEEIVIKQNGYEVEPEIGSLIKVRPHQGNIHLFDAHTQQRVMTATVVDGKIL; encoded by the coding sequence TTGGCAGGAATTAAGTTGCAGGGTGTCTCGAAAGTCTACGGCACCACAACAGCTGTAGCCCCTACTGATCTCATCATTGAGGACGGAGAGTTTCTGGTTCTCGTCGGGCCTTCCGGATGCGGCAAGACGACGACTTTGCGGATGATCTGCGGGTTGGAGGCACCATCTGAAGGGAACATATTTATCGGGGAACGCAATGTCACCAAGCTTGAACCCAAAGATCGGGATATCGCTATGGTTTTTCAGAGTTATGCCTTATATCCCCACAAAAACGTTTATGACAACATGGCTTTTGGTTTACGCATCAGGAAGAGGTCCAAGCAGGAGATCGACGCCGCAGTTAAAGAGACTGCGGAAATGTTGGGCATATCTCAGTATCTTAATCGTTATCCTAAAGAATTATCCGGAGGACAACGGCAGAGAGTTGCTTTAGGGCGGGCCATTGTCAGGCATCCTCAGGCTTTCTTAATGGACGAACCTTTAAGTAATCTTGATGCTAAACTGCGGGTCCAGACCAGAGCCGAACTTATAAAACTCCATCAAAAACTCAAAATTACGGTTATTTATGTAACCCATGATCAGATTGAAGCCATGACCATGGGTTCACGTCTCGTGGTCATGAAAGATGGCCTGGTTCAACAAGTTGGTTCCCCCAAGGATATTTACGGTTACCCTGCCAACAAATTTGTGGCAGGTTTTGTCGGCTCCCCACCGATGAATTTTATCAAAGGTGTTGTTGAGGTTAATGACATGGTGTGCTTCAAGGCACCGGAGCTGACAATTCACTTGCCTTTGCAAGGGGGCTTGCAATCACTCGGGAAATTTGAGGCCTTCCTGGGAGTTCGGCCGGAAGGCTTTGTTTGGGTTGACTCAACTGAGACCAGGAATTGCCTGGCCTGCAGGGTCGAAGTTGTGGAACATGTGGGGGCGGAGATCATTATCCATGCTAGGTTCGGCACCGATGAAGAAATTGTGATCAAGCAAAATGGCTATGAAGTGGAACCTGAGATAGGCTCTCTGATTAAAGTAAGACCTCATCAGGGAAATATTCACTTGTTTGATGCGCATACCCAACAAAGAGTCATGACTGCAACAGTTGTCGACGGTAAGATACTTTAG